A region from the Halosolutus gelatinilyticus genome encodes:
- the pyrI gene encoding aspartate carbamoyltransferase regulatory subunit, whose product MTDRDDNSDTVDDHKLRVSKIQDGTVIDHVRAGQALNVLAILGIDGSEGEEVSIGMNVPSDRLARKDIVKVEGRELSQDEVDVLSLIAPDASINIVRDYDVIEKHRVERPDVVTGVLSCPNSGCITTGDEPVTSRFDVLDDGVRCGYCGRIVRDDIPSLIES is encoded by the coding sequence ATGACTGACCGAGACGACAACTCCGACACCGTCGACGATCACAAACTCCGGGTCAGCAAGATCCAGGACGGGACCGTTATCGACCACGTTCGCGCCGGGCAGGCGCTGAACGTCCTCGCGATTCTCGGCATCGACGGCAGCGAGGGCGAGGAGGTCTCGATCGGGATGAACGTCCCCTCCGATCGGCTCGCGCGCAAGGACATCGTCAAGGTCGAGGGGCGAGAGCTGAGCCAGGACGAAGTCGACGTGCTCTCGCTGATCGCGCCGGACGCGTCGATCAACATCGTCCGCGACTACGACGTGATCGAGAAACACCGCGTCGAACGGCCGGACGTCGTCACGGGCGTCCTCTCCTGTCCGAACAGCGGCTGTATCACGACGGGCGACGAACCGGTCACCTCCCGGTTCGACGTCCTCGACGACGGCGTCCGCTGTGGGTACTGCGGACGGATCGTTCGCGACGACATCCCCTCGCTGATCGAATCCTGA
- the pyrB gene encoding aspartate carbamoyltransferase, translating to MRHDHLITSKQLSRADIETVLDRAAEIDADPSIVGDRHADALLGLLFFEPSTRTKMSFETAMKRLGGDVVDMGSVESSSVKKGETLADTVRVIEGYADALVLRHPKQGAATMACEFVDVPLLNAGDGAGHHPTQTLLDLYTIRENAGLDDLTIGIMGDLKYGRTVHSLAYALTNFDARQHFISPESLQLPREVVYDLHQREGARIREHESLDEILPSLDVLYVTRIQRERFPDENEYQKVAGEYQIDAATLDAASDDLTVMHPLPRVDEIAPDVDETDHAAYFEQAHNGVPVRMALLDLLLRNARGETDD from the coding sequence ATGCGCCACGATCACCTCATCACGAGTAAACAACTGTCGCGGGCGGACATCGAGACGGTGCTCGACCGCGCGGCCGAGATCGACGCCGATCCCTCGATCGTCGGCGATCGCCACGCGGACGCACTGCTCGGACTGCTCTTTTTCGAGCCCAGCACGCGGACGAAGATGAGCTTCGAGACCGCGATGAAACGCCTCGGGGGCGACGTCGTCGACATGGGCTCGGTCGAATCGTCGAGCGTTAAGAAGGGCGAGACGCTCGCGGATACGGTCCGGGTCATCGAGGGGTACGCCGACGCGCTCGTCCTCCGCCACCCGAAGCAGGGCGCGGCGACGATGGCCTGCGAGTTCGTCGACGTCCCGCTGCTGAACGCCGGCGACGGCGCGGGCCACCACCCGACCCAGACGCTGCTGGATCTCTACACGATCCGAGAGAACGCCGGACTCGACGACCTGACGATCGGCATCATGGGCGATCTGAAGTACGGCCGAACCGTCCACTCGCTCGCCTACGCGCTGACGAACTTCGACGCGCGCCAGCACTTCATCAGTCCGGAGAGCCTGCAACTGCCCCGCGAGGTCGTCTACGACCTTCACCAGCGGGAGGGGGCGCGGATCCGCGAGCACGAGTCGCTCGACGAGATCCTCCCGTCGCTCGACGTCCTCTACGTCACCCGGATCCAGCGCGAACGGTTCCCGGACGAGAACGAGTACCAGAAGGTCGCCGGCGAGTACCAGATCGACGCGGCGACGCTCGACGCCGCTTCGGACGACCTCACCGTGATGCATCCGCTCCCTCGCGTGGACGAAATCGCGCCCGACGTCGACGAGACCGACCACGCGGCCTACTTCGAACAGGCGCACAACGGCGTTCCGGTTCGGATGGCGCTGCTCGATCTCCTCCTGCGAAACGCCCGAGGTGAGACCGATGACTGA
- a CDS encoding RAD55 family ATPase: protein MVGRLETGIDVLDRKLDGGLPPGSIVAYAADAASQSELLLYELTAARGTLYLSTERSDEAVRHAIETSPSAVGSPTIRRVTSDTPLEESTRLINALPDGANLIIDTMDVLERTEAGDYMAFLNDLKRQMLETNSIAVLHCLKGEPIPPNRTRTEHAADAVFDLRTELSGTEIENHLSVPKFRGGDQPTETIKLELVEEVAIDTSRDIA from the coding sequence ATGGTTGGTCGGCTGGAGACGGGAATCGACGTACTGGATCGGAAGCTCGACGGCGGGCTGCCACCGGGTTCGATCGTCGCCTACGCCGCCGACGCGGCCAGCCAGTCCGAGCTCCTCCTGTACGAGCTAACGGCCGCACGCGGAACGCTGTACCTCTCGACCGAGCGGTCCGACGAGGCCGTTCGCCACGCGATCGAAACCTCGCCGTCGGCAGTCGGGAGCCCGACGATCAGACGCGTCACCAGCGACACCCCGCTCGAGGAATCGACGCGACTTATCAACGCGCTTCCCGACGGCGCGAACCTGATCATCGACACGATGGACGTCCTCGAGCGAACCGAGGCCGGCGACTACATGGCGTTTCTCAACGATCTGAAGCGGCAGATGCTCGAGACGAACAGCATCGCCGTCCTCCACTGCCTGAAGGGAGAGCCCATACCGCCGAACAGAACGCGAACGGAACACGCCGCCGACGCCGTCTTCGATCTGCGCACGGAGCTCTCCGGAACGGAGATCGAGAACCACCTGTCGGTACCGAAGTTCCGCGGCGGCGATCAGCCGACCGAGACGATCAAACTGGAACTCGTCGAGGAAGTCGCGATCGACACCAGTCGGGACATCGCCTGA